From the genome of Mycoplasma putrefaciens KS1, one region includes:
- a CDS encoding ATP-binding protein: MNFKRDFYLNQLIDKKDNKKVKIITGIRRCGKSYLLFNLFYEYLLSNQVTKDQIITLSLENIDFLEHRNPLKLSEYIKSLIVDKNKKYYVMIDEIQYCEAIKNPYHENSTYQVTFIDVLLSLVKRENLDVYVTGSNSKMLSSDILTQFRGRGDEIRLNPLSFSEVCQLYTDRQQAFKQYCYFGGMPEVYSLKTEQDKKKYLTNLFNEIYIKDIAERNNISNQTEVLNILLDFISSSIGSLTNPSKLMKRFASENKINISANTIKNYLDYFEDAFIIDSSKRYDVKGGRYFSTPLKYYFTDLGLRNARINFRQDEQNHIQENIIYNELKRRGYLVDVGVVIYDNKSSDPRKEVRLEVDFVVNKADKRYYIQSALNIDSFEKKEQEIASLKKINDSFKKIVILGNDTFAKYDDNGILYISVKEFLLNENSIS, from the coding sequence ATGAACTTTAAAAGAGACTTTTACTTAAATCAACTAATAGATAAAAAAGACAACAAGAAAGTGAAAATAATAACTGGGATAAGACGATGTGGTAAATCTTATTTGCTTTTTAATTTATTTTATGAATATTTATTATCAAATCAAGTCACAAAAGATCAAATCATAACCTTATCTCTAGAAAATATCGATTTTTTAGAGCATCGTAACCCTTTAAAATTAAGTGAATATATCAAATCTTTAATTGTTGATAAAAATAAAAAATATTATGTAATGATAGATGAAATTCAGTATTGTGAAGCAATAAAAAATCCTTATCATGAAAACAGCACTTATCAAGTAACTTTTATTGACGTATTATTAAGTCTAGTCAAAAGAGAAAATCTTGATGTTTATGTCACTGGAAGCAATTCAAAAATGTTATCATCTGATATTCTTACTCAGTTTAGAGGAAGAGGAGATGAAATTCGTTTAAATCCTTTATCTTTTAGTGAAGTTTGTCAACTATATACTGATAGACAACAAGCGTTTAAACAATATTGTTATTTTGGTGGAATGCCTGAGGTTTATAGTTTAAAAACTGAACAAGATAAGAAAAAATATCTAACTAATCTTTTTAATGAAATTTATATAAAGGATATAGCTGAAAGAAATAATATTTCAAACCAGACTGAGGTTCTTAATATATTGTTAGATTTTATTTCTTCATCAATTGGATCTTTAACTAATCCTTCAAAACTTATGAAAAGATTTGCTTCAGAAAATAAGATTAATATTTCTGCTAATACTATTAAAAACTATTTAGATTATTTTGAAGATGCTTTTATAATTGATAGTTCAAAAAGATATGATGTTAAGGGTGGTAGATATTTTTCAACTCCACTAAAATATTATTTTACTGATCTTGGTTTAAGAAATGCAAGAATTAACTTTAGACAAGATGAGCAAAATCATATCCAAGAAAATATCATATACAATGAGTTAAAAAGACGCGGTTATCTAGTTGATGTTGGAGTTGTTATTTATGATAATAAGAGTTCAGATCCAAGAAAAGAAGTGCGTTTAGAAGTTGATTTTGTAGTTAACAAAGCAGATAAAAGATATTATATTCAATCAGCGTTAAATATAGATTCTTTTGAAAAAAAAGAACAAGAAATAGCATCATTAAAAAAAATTAATGATTCATTTAAAAAAATAGTAATCTTAGGAAATGATACTTTTGCAAAATATGATGATAATGGTATTTTGTATATCTCAGTAAAAGAATTTTTATTAAATGAAAACAGTATAAGTTAA
- a CDS encoding restriction endonuclease subunit S — protein MFEVGRGYVVPKKHIYNSKFGEYIYPIYSSQTTNNGLLGYYNNFLNSNSITWTTDGANAGTVYYREGRFYATNVCGILSRKHFTPNLYLSLSLSKVAYKHVTKVGNPKLMNNVMSSIELTITSNIDEQYKISSLFSNLDSLITFHQRGYNGGKKWKKMTYYYTNIFKIG, from the coding sequence ATGTTTGAGGTTGGTAGGGGTTATGTCGTTCCAAAGAAACATATTTATAACAGTAAATTTGGTGAATACATATATCCTATATATTCTTCTCAAACAACAAATAACGGATTACTAGGTTACTACAATAATTTTCTAAATTCTAACTCTATAACATGAACTACCGATGGAGCTAATGCTGGTACTGTATATTACAGAGAAGGTAGATTTTATGCAACAAATGTATGTGGAATACTATCTAGAAAACATTTTACACCTAACCTTTATTTGTCATTATCTCTTTCTAAAGTTGCTTATAAACATGTAACTAAAGTTGGTAATCCTAAATTAATGAATAATGTTATGTCAAGCATAGAATTAACAATCACATCAAATATAGATGAACAATATAAAATATCATCTCTATTTTCTAACCTAGATTCACTAATCACCTTTCATCAGCGTGGGTATAATGGAGGTAAAAAGTGAAAAAAGATGACATACTACTATACAAATATTTTCAAAATTGGATAA
- a CDS encoding phage integrase SAM-like domain-containing protein, producing MKKDDILLYKYFQNWINVYKRGSIRNVSFKKYELTLDWIIKLAPSIRLCDLDRITYQEIINQYAKDHERQTTMDFHHHLKSCLLDAFDEGLLSKDPTRKVVIKGKPAKPKKIKFLSNFELQLLLKQLNLKDSLNFD from the coding sequence GTGAAAAAAGATGACATACTACTATACAAATATTTTCAAAATTGGATAAATGTATACAAGAGAGGATCGATTAGAAATGTAAGTTTTAAAAAATATGAACTTACATTAGATTGAATTATAAAATTAGCACCAAGTATTAGATTATGTGACCTAGACAGAATAACTTATCAAGAAATTATTAACCAATACGCAAAAGATCACGAAAGACAAACTACAATGGATTTTCACCATCATTTGAAAAGTTGCTTGTTAGATGCATTTGATGAAGGATTGCTATCTAAAGATCCGACTAGAAAAGTTGTTATTAAAGGAAAACCAGCAAAACCTAAAAAAATAAAATTTTTAAGTAACTTTGAGTTACAGTTATTGTTAAAACAATTAAACTTAAAAGATTCTTTAAATTTTGATTAA
- a CDS encoding site-specific integrase translates to MALTPEDFDFTKQLLNISKTWNYKETGGFLPTKNKSSIRKIQLDWQTISRFASLVQGLESNKPIFVFKDKIFNSTINDTLARRCKKANIPVISIHGLRHTHASILLYAGVSIASVAKRLGHSSMNTTERIYLHIINELENKDIDLVMRSISTLN, encoded by the coding sequence ATTGCACTAACTCCTGAAGATTTTGATTTTACTAAACAACTTTTAAATATTTCTAAAACATGAAACTATAAAGAAACAGGTGGTTTTTTGCCAACTAAAAATAAGTCTTCGATCAGAAAAATTCAACTTGACTGACAAACAATATCTAGATTTGCTTCTCTTGTTCAGGGACTAGAAAGTAATAAACCTATCTTTGTTTTTAAAGATAAAATATTTAATTCTACAATAAATGATACTTTAGCAAGAAGATGCAAAAAGGCAAATATTCCAGTGATTAGTATTCACGGATTAAGACATACTCATGCATCAATTTTGCTATATGCTGGTGTATCTATAGCTTCAGTTGCTAAGAGACTAGGACATTCAAGTATGAATACCACTGAAAGAATTTATCTACACATAATCAATGAGTTAGAAAACAAAGACATTGATCTTGTTATGAGATCTATTTCAACATTAAATTAG
- a CDS encoding type I restriction endonuclease subunit R codes for MYFTNEQEFEKAIVNSLQEYGWKGFVDPKNLTKNCDAILNNVTEEQLIRNWKDILSENNKDVLNGIDLSDDEMEQVLNEVRKCNTFVDSNILITGEFIGIKRTNELDQKKYGKQVHLRIFYRHDINAGNNVYQIARQVTTNTISGQKRADLMLLFNGMPLIHIELKNTNNGIEKAINQIKNYSRLGFYRGIFKLVQVVVAMKPNEMIYMPNSNSYKEIVEDKFLKWTDFDNKPVNNWLELVRQFLSIPTAHRMISDYTIADSSDNNLKILGSYQVHAVNKIQDKFFKKEFFQQKTTQSVKGGYVWHTTGSGKTLTSFKLATLLLEWNQADIILFVVDRIELGLQTKNAFKKFNSSSKIDVVEATSTNDLVKQLTTESIKQKLIITSIHKQSRVREENYYKELNKISQKRIVFIFDEAHRTTFGEMYKNITENISNSVLFGFTGTPIRKENAKNDLTTEQNFGQELHKYTMEHGINDGKVLSFNCEYRYIDKVLLPFICVKENYLNNQNDNHKLASEKLNKLKNSFHNQDEQILKFEKDLFSLINNQKQNQMKQEIVKDILDQWKNKSVDKSFSAILATSSIKDAIEYFDIFDQEVQKRAFDLKFSALFDRSTDITEESDDVSKGLGKLESIKKIITRYNKDFNTNFNIQNPNDHNNFKEDVQKRLAQKDPYINLQDEKKLDLLIVVNQLLTGYDSKYINTVYFDKVLEYEHLIQAISRTNRTIKSDKKPNGNVIFFRQPTLMRWNMDEALRLYSGIDPSMAEPKSLDLFCARIDSSFNEIKEIFRMWGYAEFESVPDEEKISEDDAKKLLHEYKELRKNLNSAKILNFNWKKDQEKISMTKDQFQLISTRIKEIDFSKFDNLSVNSGELDLLVELADVDNSSWFIYVDDNYIKSLVLRILDIDEKLLKSESKDLIAEREQLKNTLFKEVYKFPKEYQRYAEIGVHLSISKNLPYTDFSLWEYVRKKVNEENDQKIKDFAIEMNLDENELKKIINSDDIINANGRLDNLCNGKFTQQVKQVLSDKFNTPLFKVKPFKFRNYVQEFIQEQRIKAKKIK; via the coding sequence ATGTATTTTACTAACGAACAAGAATTTGAAAAAGCAATAGTCAATAGTCTACAAGAATACGGATGAAAAGGTTTTGTTGATCCAAAAAATTTAACAAAAAATTGTGATGCAATTTTAAATAATGTTACAGAAGAACAACTTATTAGAAACTGAAAAGACATCCTATCTGAAAATAATAAAGACGTTTTAAATGGTATAGATTTATCTGATGATGAAATGGAACAGGTACTTAATGAGGTTAGAAAGTGCAACACGTTTGTAGATTCTAATATTTTAATTACTGGTGAGTTTATAGGAATAAAAAGAACAAATGAGTTGGATCAAAAAAAGTATGGTAAGCAAGTTCATTTAAGAATTTTTTATAGACATGATATAAATGCTGGAAATAATGTTTATCAGATTGCAAGACAAGTAACTACAAATACTATTAGTGGTCAAAAAAGAGCTGATTTAATGTTGTTATTTAATGGAATGCCTTTAATTCATATTGAATTAAAAAATACCAATAATGGTATTGAAAAAGCAATTAATCAAATTAAAAATTATTCAAGACTAGGATTTTATAGAGGTATTTTTAAATTAGTTCAAGTTGTTGTTGCAATGAAACCTAATGAAATGATATATATGCCTAATTCTAATAGTTATAAAGAAATAGTTGAAGATAAATTTTTAAAATGAACTGATTTTGATAATAAACCTGTTAATAATTGATTGGAATTGGTTAGACAATTTCTAAGTATTCCTACAGCACATCGAATGATTTCAGATTATACAATTGCTGATAGTAGTGATAATAATTTAAAAATATTAGGAAGTTATCAAGTTCACGCGGTTAATAAAATTCAAGATAAATTTTTTAAAAAAGAATTTTTCCAACAAAAAACAACACAAAGTGTAAAAGGTGGATATGTTTGACATACTACAGGCTCAGGTAAAACTCTTACTAGTTTTAAATTAGCTACGCTTCTTTTAGAATGAAATCAAGCAGACATTATTTTATTTGTTGTTGATAGAATTGAACTTGGACTTCAAACAAAAAATGCTTTTAAAAAGTTTAATTCATCTAGCAAAATTGATGTTGTTGAAGCTACTTCAACTAATGATTTAGTTAAACAATTAACAACTGAATCTATAAAACAAAAACTTATTATTACTTCAATTCATAAGCAATCAAGAGTTAGAGAAGAAAACTATTATAAAGAACTAAATAAAATTTCTCAAAAACGAATTGTCTTTATTTTTGATGAAGCACATAGAACAACTTTTGGAGAGATGTATAAGAACATAACTGAAAATATTTCTAATTCAGTTTTGTTTGGTTTTACAGGAACACCAATACGTAAAGAAAATGCAAAAAATGACTTAACAACTGAACAAAACTTTGGTCAAGAACTTCATAAATACACAATGGAACACGGTATTAATGATGGCAAAGTTCTTTCATTTAACTGTGAATACAGATATATTGACAAAGTTTTATTACCTTTTATTTGTGTAAAAGAAAATTATTTAAATAATCAAAACGACAACCACAAACTTGCTAGTGAAAAACTAAATAAACTAAAAAATTCATTTCATAATCAAGATGAACAGATTTTAAAATTTGAAAAAGATCTCTTTTCTTTAATAAATAATCAAAAACAAAACCAAATGAAACAAGAAATTGTTAAAGACATATTAGATCAATGAAAAAACAAAAGTGTTGATAAAAGCTTTAGTGCAATATTAGCTACATCATCAATTAAAGATGCGATTGAATATTTTGATATTTTTGATCAAGAAGTACAAAAAAGAGCATTTGATTTAAAATTTAGCGCCTTATTTGATCGTAGCACAGATATTACTGAAGAATCAGATGATGTTTCTAAAGGGTTAGGAAAATTAGAATCAATAAAAAAGATCATCACAAGATATAACAAAGATTTTAATACCAATTTTAATATTCAAAATCCTAATGATCACAATAATTTTAAAGAAGATGTACAAAAAAGATTAGCTCAAAAAGATCCGTACATTAACTTACAAGATGAAAAAAAATTAGATCTTTTAATAGTAGTTAACCAATTATTAACAGGATATGATTCTAAGTACATTAACACTGTTTATTTTGACAAAGTGCTTGAATATGAGCATTTAATTCAAGCAATATCAAGAACAAACAGAACAATAAAATCTGACAAAAAACCTAATGGAAACGTAATTTTTTTCAGACAACCAACTCTGATGAGATGAAATATGGACGAAGCCTTAAGACTTTATTCAGGAATTGATCCATCAATGGCTGAACCAAAAAGTTTAGATTTATTTTGTGCAAGAATTGATTCGTCATTTAATGAGATTAAAGAAATTTTTAGAATGTGAGGATATGCTGAGTTTGAATCAGTTCCTGATGAAGAAAAAATATCAGAAGATGATGCTAAAAAACTATTGCATGAGTATAAAGAATTAAGAAAAAATTTAAATAGCGCTAAAATATTAAACTTTAACTGAAAAAAAGATCAAGAAAAAATTTCAATGACTAAAGATCAGTTTCAATTAATTAGTACAAGAATAAAAGAAATTGATTTTTCTAAATTTGATAATTTATCAGTAAATTCAGGTGAACTAGATCTTTTAGTTGAATTAGCTGATGTTGATAATTCATCTTGATTTATCTATGTTGATGATAACTATATAAAAAGCTTAGTACTAAGAATACTAGATATTGATGAAAAACTTTTAAAAAGTGAAAGCAAAGACTTAATAGCAGAACGTGAACAATTGAAAAATACACTATTTAAAGAAGTTTATAAGTTTCCAAAAGAATACCAACGTTATGCTGAAATAGGTGTACATTTGTCAATTTCAAAAAATCTTCCTTATACTGATTTTAGTTTATGAGAATATGTTAGAAAAAAAGTAAACGAAGAAAATGATCAAAAAATAAAAGATTTTGCTATTGAAATGAATTTAGATGAAAACGAGCTAAAAAAAATAATTAACTCTGATGATATTATTAATGCCAATGGAAGATTAGATAATTTATGTAACGGTAAATTTACTCAACAAGTTAAACAAGTTTTATCAGATAAATTTAACACTCCTTTATTTAAAGTAAAACCTTTTAAATTTAGAAATTACGTTCAAGAATTTATTCAAGAACAAAGAATAAAAGCTAAAAAAATCAAATAA
- a CDS encoding restriction endonuclease subunit S: MKQNELFPKIRFKEFTNTWEQEKLENIVDRGGTGGTPNTSNPKYYNGKIPFLTISDLTKTDGHIYSTEKKITKEGLNSSSAWVVPKGSLTLSIYATIGKIGILNNDTATSQAFYSMVIKDDSIRKYLFYYFKKCDLQNYWFRLISTGTQANLNSEKIRNSIIKIPKNFQEREKLVTLLSNLDQLIAFHQCKLNLLKNAKNRLLEKMFCDEKSQFPTIRFKEFTNTWEQEKFNELVKYQSSRMTLKDLTHNEKYDVYDANKIAGKTNNQPITEEYISIIKYGAAAGTTRLLPKNTMVLSTMGVILANNSNIRFIYFLISSKSNFSKEINGSTIPHIYFKDYGKKIYCIPFINEQSKISSLFYNLDSLITLHQRKLELLKNVKNALLEKMFV, encoded by the coding sequence ATGAAGCAAAATGAATTATTTCCAAAGATAAGATTTAAGGAATTTACTAACACTTGAGAACAGGAAAAATTAGAAAATATAGTAGATAGAGGTGGAACAGGTGGAACACCCAACACTTCTAATCCAAAATATTACAATGGAAAAATACCATTCTTAACGATTTCTGATTTAACTAAGACAGATGGACACATTTACTCAACTGAAAAGAAAATAACAAAGGAAGGACTAAACTCATCTAGTGCTTGAGTTGTACCAAAAGGGTCTTTAACCTTATCAATATATGCAACTATCGGAAAAATAGGTATTTTAAACAATGATACGGCAACTTCACAAGCTTTTTATAGCATGGTAATAAAAGATGATTCTATTAGAAAATATCTTTTTTACTATTTTAAAAAATGTGATTTACAAAATTACTGATTTCGCTTGATATCAACAGGAACTCAAGCAAACCTTAATTCTGAAAAAATAAGAAATTCCATTATTAAAATTCCAAAAAATTTTCAAGAAAGAGAAAAGTTAGTAACTTTACTTTCTAACCTTGATCAACTGATCGCTTTTCATCAGTGTAAGTTAAATCTTTTAAAAAATGCAAAAAATAGATTACTTGAGAAAATGTTTTGTGACGAAAAATCACAGTTTCCAACTATAAGATTTAAGGAATTTACTAACACTTGAGAACAGGAAAAATTCAATGAGCTTGTTAAATACCAGTCATCAAGAATGACTTTGAAAGATCTAACACATAATGAAAAATATGATGTTTATGATGCAAATAAAATTGCAGGAAAAACAAATAATCAACCAATTACTGAAGAATATATATCGATAATAAAATATGGAGCAGCAGCAGGAACAACAAGATTACTACCTAAAAATACTATGGTTTTAAGCACTATGGGAGTTATTTTAGCCAATAATTCAAATATAAGATTCATTTATTTTTTAATTAGTAGCAAAAGTAACTTCTCTAAAGAGATAAATGGTTCTACAATACCTCATATCTATTTTAAAGATTATGGTAAAAAAATTTATTGTATTCCTTTTATAAATGAACAGTCTAAAATCTCATCTCTATTTTATAATCTAGATTCACTAATCACCCTTCATCAGCGTAAGCTTGAACTATTAAAAAATGTAAAAAACGCATTACTTGAAAAGATGTTTGTGTAG